A region of Myxococcota bacterium DNA encodes the following proteins:
- the dnaN gene encoding DNA polymerase III subunit beta gives MKLTIEREELLRGLGRVQAIVERRGTMPILANVLIEARDDGVTFAATDLEVAVVARHPAKVKTPGSVTLGAKKLYEIVRELEQPEVALAADDARVTLTCGPAKFNLLSTSPEEYPSVPSCESASFAQLETALVAELIDHTLYATSSDETRYNLNGVFVESADGKRVRFVATDGYRISMIERAVPNPVTFLGKGIIVPRKGIAEIRKLCDEGEGTLEIGAADGFLHVRRPDLLLTTRLIDGEFPNYRQILPKSHRVRLLVEREKLLHAVRRIALMAHERSRGFRFVLADGQLDLSASNPDLGEAREQLPVEYPGERFETAFNARYVLDVLGALSAKEIAIELSEELSPAQIRPADDADESAVIMPMRL, from the coding sequence ATGAAACTCACCATCGAGCGCGAAGAGTTGCTGCGCGGACTCGGCCGCGTGCAGGCCATCGTCGAGCGCCGCGGCACGATGCCGATCCTGGCCAACGTGTTGATCGAGGCGCGAGACGACGGAGTCACCTTCGCGGCGACCGACCTCGAGGTCGCCGTCGTCGCCCGGCACCCGGCCAAGGTCAAGACGCCGGGCTCGGTCACTCTGGGCGCGAAGAAGCTGTACGAGATCGTGCGCGAGCTCGAGCAGCCCGAAGTGGCGCTGGCCGCCGACGACGCGCGAGTCACTCTCACGTGCGGCCCGGCCAAGTTCAACCTGCTCTCGACCTCGCCCGAGGAGTATCCCAGCGTCCCGAGCTGCGAGAGCGCGAGCTTCGCGCAGCTCGAGACCGCGCTCGTGGCCGAGCTGATCGACCACACGCTCTACGCCACGTCGAGCGACGAGACCCGCTACAACCTGAACGGCGTGTTCGTCGAGAGCGCCGACGGCAAGCGCGTGCGCTTCGTCGCCACCGACGGCTACCGCATCTCGATGATCGAGCGCGCGGTGCCCAACCCGGTCACGTTCCTGGGCAAGGGCATCATCGTGCCGCGCAAGGGCATCGCCGAGATCCGCAAGCTGTGCGACGAGGGCGAGGGCACGCTCGAGATCGGTGCGGCCGACGGCTTCCTGCACGTGCGGCGGCCCGATCTCTTGCTCACCACGCGGCTGATCGACGGCGAGTTCCCGAACTACCGCCAGATCCTCCCGAAGTCACACCGCGTGCGGCTCCTGGTCGAGCGCGAGAAGCTCTTGCATGCGGTGCGGCGCATCGCGCTCATGGCGCACGAGCGCTCGCGCGGCTTCCGCTTCGTGCTGGCCGACGGACAGCTCGATCTCTCGGCGTCGAATCCCGACCTGGGCGAGGCGCGCGAGCAGCTTCCGGTCGAGTATCCGGGCGAGCGCTTCGAGACCGCGTTCAACGCGCGCTACGTGCTCGACGTGCTCGGGGCGCTGTCGGCCAAGGAGATCGCGATCGAGCTCTCCGAAGAGCTCTCTCCCGCGCAGATCCGGCCCGCCGACGACGCCGACGAGAGCGCCGTCATCATGCCCATGCGGCTGTAG